GGCACTCGCCTGGACCAGCAGACGGGAAGAGAGGCCGCAGATTCGCCCCCCTTCGCCATCGGACGCCTCCGTTTCGGCGTCTCCGTACGTCTGCGCACCTCTTTTCTTCCATGAAAGAAAGTCTTTCTGCCTGGCGAGAAAATCGCTGGCCGGCGGTAAATCACCAGCTCAGGTCTGCTTTCTCTCTCAGGAGAGAGATTCCGATAGATCAGCACCCGAGCCGTATTCATCCATCGATGGAAGAACCTGCCGCAGGGCGATGACGGAGGGCAGATGGAGCCCATGGGCAACCCCCGGCAACCTCAGATAATCCCAGGTCGACATGGGTAACTCTCGGTAGCCCAGCCCAGCCCAGCTCAGCTCAGCTCAGCCCGGAGGGGCGGAAGAGGGAGAATGGGGAAAGTTATCCGAAGCTGGCGAGCCCTGGACAGCTTCCCAGTCCTGGTTCAGAGACGAATCGTCTATCAACGCGGACGGCGTTCTCAATCCATCTGCGTGTTTGTGTATCAGGCGACGCCTATGGGAAGGTTCCAGCGCATACGAATGCCGCCCGGCCAGGGGCGGCATTCGTTTCCGTTTCCGCGTTCGGAAGCCCTGAGAAGGAACCGACCACAGATGGAGGCCACATGGTCCCACGCGCAGGTGTCACCGTCGACATCCGTCCCCGCGACTTGCCGCTCGCGCTCATCGGGACGGCCGGCGGCGCGCTCGCCCTCTGGGCCGACGCTCCCGCCGAGATCGCCGTCCCCGTGGCGCTGCTGATCGCCCTTGATGTCAGGGTCCGTCGCTGGCGTCGTCGCACCTGACGGCCCCGCCCCACCGAAAAGCCCCCGACCCGCAAAGAACTCGCAGGTCGGGGGCTTAGCGCGGTGTGGGCTTACTTCTTCTTGCCCTGGTTCTTGACCGCCTCGATCGCTGCCGCCGCCGCGGCCGGGTCCAGGTAGGTTCCGCCCGGGGTCAGGGGCTTGAAATCGGCGTCCAGGTCGTAGGCGAGCGGGATGCCCGTCGGGATGTTCAGGGACGCGATGTCCGCGTCCGAGATGCCGTCGAGGTGCTTGACCAGCGCGCGCAGGCTGTTGCCGTGGGCCGCGACCAGGACCGTGCGGCCGGTCAGCAGGTCCGGGACGATCGCGTCGTACCAGTACGGCAGCATGCGGTGGACGACGTCCTTGAGGCACTCCGTGCGCGGGCGCAGCTCCGGCGGGATCGTCGCGTAGCGCGGGTCGTCGGACTGGGAGAACTCCGTGCCGTCCTCGAGGGCGGGCGGCGGGGTGTCGTAGGACCGGCGCCACAGCATGAACTGCTCCTCGCCGAACTCGGCGAGCGTCTGGGCCTTGTCCTTGCCCTGGAGGGCGCCGTAGTGGCGCTCGTTCAGGCGCCACGAGCGGTGGACGGGGATCCAGTGGCGGTCGGCGGACTCCAGCGCGAGCTGGGCCGTGCGGATCGCGCGCTTCTGGAGGGACGTGTGGACCACGTCGGGGAGAAGGTCGGCGTCCTTCAGCAGCTCGCCGCCGCGGACCGCCTCCTTCTCGCCCTTCTCGTTCAGGTTGACGTCCACCCAGCCGGTGAACAGGTTCTTCGCGTTCCACTCGCTCTCGCCGTGGCGGAGGAGGATCAGCTTGTACGGTGCGTCGGCCATGGGTCAGAGCGTAATCCACCTGTTCGGGGCCTGCGGCAGGCGCCCGGGGGCCGGACAGTTGACGGCATTTGTTAATTGAGTAGCTCGGTTGAGCGCCCCGAATGTAACGTCCGGACGTCGCCTCAGACACTTACCCGCTGTTGTCCGTCCCGGGGGAGAACCATGCCGCTCGCCAGCCTCAGACGTGCCGCCCGGGAGTCCGTCTCCGGGCTGCCCCGCGCATTCTGGTGGCTGTGGACCAGCACCCTCGTCAACCGGCTCGGCGGGTTCGTCGCCACGTTCATGGCGCTCTATCTGACCCTCGACCGCGGCTACAGCGCGTCCTACGCGGGGCTCGTCGCCTCCCTGCACGGGCTCGGCGGCGTGCTCTCCTCGCTCGGCGCCGGTGTGATGACCGACCGGCTCGGGCGCCGTCCCACGCTGCTCATCGCGCAGTCCTCGACGGCCGCCTCCGTCGCCCTGCTGGGCTTCATGCACCATCCGCTGGCCATCGCGGGCGTCGCCTTCCTCGTCGGCATGACGTCGAACGCGTCGCGGCCGGCCGTGCAGGCGATGATGGCGGACATCGTCAGGCCCGAGGACCGGGTGAGGGCGTTCTCCCTCAACTACTGGGCCATCAACCTCGGTTTCGCCGTCTCCTCGGCGGCGGCCGGGTTCATCGCCGAGTTCAGCTATCTCGCCGGTTTCCTGCTGGAGGCGGGGATGACGGCGGTCTGCGCGGTCGTCGTCTTCATGAAGCTGCCGGAGTCCCGGCCGCAGCGGACGCCCGCGGAGAAGAGGGCCGCGGACGAGGTCGGCCTCGGGACGGTGCTGCGCGACGGCCGGTTCATGGGCGTCGTCGGACTGTCGTTCCTGATCTCGGTGGTCTTCCAGCAGGGCTCGATCGGGCTGCCGGTCGCGATGGGCGAGGCCGGGTTCACGCCCGCCGACTACGGCATGGCTATCGCCGTCAACGGTGTGCTGATCGTCGTGCTCCAGATCCCGGTCACCCGGTTCATCGAACACCGCGACCCGAAGCGGCTGCTGGTCGTGTCGGCGATCCTGGCCGGGTACGGCTTCGGGTTGACGGCCTTCGCCGGGTCGGTCGGCGTCTTCGCGCTCACCGTCTGCGTGTGGACCCTCGCCGAGATCGTGAACGCGCCGACCCAGACGGGTCTGGTCGTCCGCCTCTCCCCCGTCCACGGACGCGGCCGCTACCAGGGCATGTACACGCTCTCCTGGGCGGTCGCGGCCCTGGTGGCGCCCCTGATGTCGGGCTTCGTCATCGACCGCTACGGCGCGGAGTGGCTGTGGGGCCTGTGCGCCCTGGTCGGCACGCTGGCGGCGGTCGGCTACGCGGCGCTGATGCGGGGGCTCCCACCAGCGGAACGCTCCACCGGCCGAGGAGCCGTGGAAACCGGCGGAGGGGCCGTGGAGAACGGCGGCGGCGCCGTGGAAACCGGCCGAGGAGCCGTGGAAACCGGCGGCGGGGAGAGGGGCCGCGACGGGAGCGGCGCACGGCTCACCACGGAGACGACGGCGCCTTGAGGGGGGCGGGCCGGGGCCCAGCCGTCGTCGCCCTGGCCGGCTTCCCGTCCGTTCACGCCATCGACGTCACCTCCGCGTCGTCGAGCGTGAACCACACCCTCTTGCGCTCGCTCCCCTCCACACCCGTCGGCCAGGTCACCACGCCCCACGCGGCGGACAGCCGATTCAGCAACAGGAAGCCTTGACCTCGCGTCTCGTCGAGACGGGCCCTGCCCGCACCCCGGCCAGGACGTTCGCACCATTCGTCGTCCCTGACCGCGACCAAGACGCGTCCCGGACACACCGAGACGTCGAGGTGCAGTCGAGCAGTGCGGGTGTGCAGGTAGGAGAGCGTGATCACCTCGCTCAGACACAGGCGTGCGGCGTCGACGAGCACAGGGTGTCCGGTGACCGCCAGCAGGGTGGCGATCAGGTCCCGGCCCAGCTTCGGGGCGAGTTTCGAGTTCGGGACGACGAACTGGTACGCCGTGCGCTGCCGTTCGGATGCTGACGTGGTCATGTGGCGCTCTCCCCATCTGATTCAGCGTGCCGTGGACACCGACTGCCGCACCACGGCCGTGGCCTGGCCCGTCGCAGGGCAGCGTCAACTGGCCTGCGACCGGCTGCACTTCGCGCTTCCGGGGTGCGTGTGGCACGGTCAGGACCGTAGGGGTCAAGTATGCCCCGTGGCAAGTATGTCAACCTATCGAGGTAGTGGGTGGACCCGTGGCGCCGTTACCGGCAGACTCGGGACAGACAGGGAAGGGACACATGCCGCCGAGGGACAACCCGACCGCACGACAGGCCCGGTTGGGCGCGGAGTTGCGGAAATTGCGCGAGCGCGCGGGCAGGACCGCGCGCGAAGCCGCCGGTCTGCTGTCCATCGACCAAGCCAAGATCAGCCACATCGAAGCCGGACGCGTCGGCGTCAGCGAGGAACGCATCCGCAGACTGGCGACCTTCTACAGCTGCGACGACGAGCCACTGATCGCGGCCCTGTGCGGAATTGCCGCCGAGCATCGCGGGCAGCACTGGTTCGACGAGTACCGAGGGATTCTCACCCCGGGTTTCCTGGATGTCGCCGAACTGGAGCTGCACGCGACCGCGCTCCGGTCCATGCAGTCCGTCACGTTCCCCGGTATTTTCCAGACCGAGAACTATGCGCGCGCCCTGTTCGAGGGGGTCGTACCGAAACTCCCGCCGGATGAGGTCGACGCACGGGTCGAGTACCGCCGAAGGCGCATCTGCGTCTTCGAGCGCGATACTCCCCCGAGGTTCGAGGCCATCATTCACGAAGCGGCGCTGCGTATGCGGTTCGGAGGCCGGAAGGTCGTGCGGGAACAGCTTGAACACCTGGTGGACGTCTCCCACATGCCACTCGTCACCGTGCGGGTCATCCCGTTCACCAGCGAGGACTTCATCGAGGTGACGCAACCGGTGCTGTACGCACACGGCATAGTCCCGCAACTCGACACCGTGCAGATCGACGCGGCCTTCGGCGGACGGTTCCTCGACGCCGAAGCCGATCTCCAAAAGTACAGGGCGCTGTTCGACATCGCCGAGCGCGCGTCCCTCGATCCGGAAGAGTCACGGCAGCTCATTCACCACATCGCGCGAGAAATGTGAGAGGCACAGATATGAGCGCATCCCCCACCCGTTGGCAGAAGGCCCAGAAGTCCGGAGGCGGAGGGGAGAACTGCGTCGAGCTCTCACTCAACTCCGACGGCACGGTCCAGATACGCGAGAGCGACGACCCCGGCAGAACGATCACGACGTCACGAGAGAATCTGGCTGCCTTCTTCGACGGCGTGAAGGCAGGCGAGTTCGACCACCTCATCAGCTGACGACGCGGCGGAACCGAGAGGAATCCGGAAATGAACAGCGAGTTCAACTGGCAGAAGTCGAGCTTCTCCGGGGGCGGCGGTGAGCAGTGCCTGTACCTCGCCAAGCACAACGGCGAGATCCTCCTCTGCGAGAGCGACGACCCGGCGAGCATCGTCACCACGTCACCCGAGAAGCTCGCCGCGTTCATCGCGGGCGTGAAGGCAGGCGAGTTCGACCACCTCGTCGGCTGAGGGCACTCGCCAGAAGCCCGCGCACGACAGACCCCCAACCTGACAAAGGTTGGGGGTCACGCGCACCCTCGACTGCTGTAGGCCATCCTCCTTCGAAGCCCCAGCCGCCCTCACACCCCCGTCAGCACGATCTTCCCCCTGATGTGGCCGCGGGCCGCGCGTTCGTGGGCCTCCTGGGCTCGGGACAGTGGGTACGTGCTGTCGATCGCCACGCGGACCGTGCCCGCGTCGAGCAGGTGGCCGAGTTCGGCGAGCTGTGGGCCGTTCGAGCGGACCTGGCTGATGGAGAACGTGACGCCGAGGCGCGCGGCCTCCTCGGGGTCGACCTCGGCGAAGAAGACCGGGAACAGCGCGCCGCCGCGCCTGAGCGTGCGCAGGAAGCGGTGGCTGGTGGGGCCGCCGACCGCGTCGAGGACGAGGTCGAGGTCGCGCGCGGTCTCCTCCGGGCGAGTCCTCGTGTAGTCGATGACCTCGTCGGCGCCGAGGTCGCGCAGGAACGGCTCGTGCCCGCCCGACGCCACCGCGGTGACGTGCGCGCCCTTCCACTTCGCCAGTTGCACCGCGAAGTGCCCCACGCCGCCCGCCGCGCCGTTGACGAGCACCCTGGTGCCCGTACCGAGGGCGACCGGCCGGTGCCGGGCCGCCTGGAACGGCGACGGGTGGTCGTGGCCGACCTCCACCAGGTACTGCCACGCGGTGAGCCCCGCCATCGGCGCTCCCGCCGCGTGCACATGGTCGATGCCGGCCGGCTTGGGGGCCAGGTCCGACGCGGGCGCGACGACGTACTCCGCGTAGGCGGCGCCGTCGAAGCCGGGGAAGCGGAGCATGCCGAAGACCTCGTCGCCCGGGGAGAAGCCCGTCACGTCGTCGGCGACGGCCTCGACGACGCCCGAGACGTCCGTCCCGGGGACGACGGGCAGGTCGATCTTCGGGCGGATCTCCTCGGGCATGACGGTCAGGCCGTCGCGCAGGTACCAGTCGGGCGGGTTGACGCCCACCGCGTGCACGCGCACCAGCACCTCGCCCGGCTTCGGCGCGGGCACCGGGACGTCCTCGTGGCGCAGCACCTCCGGGCCGCCGTACGTGTGCAGCCGGATCGCCTTCATCGTGGTCGTCGGCATCGCTTTCCCTCTCCCGCACCAGTGGACTACCCTAAACGGGTCACCGATCCGAATATACGGGTCACTGACCCGCTTAGCAAGGAGAGGTCCGTGCGCGCTGACGCCAAGAAGAACTACGACCAGTTGCTGGCGGTCGCGGGCGTCGTCCTGGCCGAGGAGGGCGCCGGCGCGTCGCTGCGTGACATCGCCCGCAGGGCCGGGGTGGGCCTCGGCACCATGCACCGGCACTTCCCCACCCGGGAGACCCTGTTCGAGGCCCTGCTGCGGTCGGGTTTCGACCGGCTCGCCGTCCAGGCCGCCGAGCTGGAGTCGTCCCCCTCGGCCGGGGACGCGCTCGTCCGCTGGCTCCGCGACTTCGTCGCCTGCGCGTCCGACTACCAGGGCGTCATCACGTCGATGGTCGCGGCCATCGAGGACCCGGACTCCGCGCTCCACGCGTCCTGCGTCGGGATGAAGGCGGCGGGCGCCCGGCTCCTCGCCCGCGCCCAGGCCGAGGGCACCGCCAGGACCGACATCGACGGCACCGACCTGTACGCGCTGGCCGGGGCCATCGCCTGGGTCGGCGACCAGCCCGCGCTCGCGTCCCGCGCCGACCGCCTCTTCACCGTCCTCACCGGGGCGATCCTGACAAGGTCCTGAGGCGTTCTGACGCGGTCCTGCCTCACGTTCTGCTTCGTTCTGACGCGGTCCTGCCTCGCGTACTGCCTCGTTCTGCCTCGTTCTGACGCGATCCTGCCTCGCGTACTGCCTCGTTCTGACGCGGTCCTGCCGCGTTCCGACGTGGTCCTGCCGCGTTCTGACGCGGTCCGTCGGTGGCTCAAGCGACGCGGCTCAAGCGACACCTCCACCGGAGGGGCCGCTGACTGCTGACTCCGCTCACCTCACCTCACCTCACCTCGGCTCACCCCGCCGCGCGCCCCCTCACGGGTGCATCCGCGCCCCCTTCAGCACCTTGTCCACCGCGTTCTTCGCCCCGTACACCGCGAGGCCGACCAGGTCGAGGGAGGCCGTCGGGACCGCTCGCACCGCCGCCCGGTTCGCCGCGTCGTGGCCCGTCGCGAACAGGTCGGACGTGAAGAGGGACCTCGGCAGCGCACGGGCCAGGGTCTTCGCGTGGGCCGCCGTCAAGGTCTCCTTCGTGCCCTCGAAGACCAGCACCGGCTGCCGGATCATCGGCAGGTAGCCGACCCCGTCGGCGTCCTCGTACGGCTCCCCGATCACCTCGGGGAACTCCGCCGCCAGGCCGCTGACCAGGAACGCGGTCACGTTCAGGCGCTGCCACTGCTCCAGGTCGTCCCGCAGCAGGACGGCGATCTTGGTGTCGAAGCGGGGGGCGGCCTCGGGGGTCGTGGGTTCGCTGTTCATGGGGTGAGACTGCCGAGCCGGAACCGGCCGCGTCTTGTACGTTCTTTGCATGGCCGCTCAGCGCCCCCAGCGGGAAGTGTCCGCCTGGCGCCCCCGGGTCTCCGGTGTGGTGGAGGTCTTCCACGCCCGGTTCACCGAGTACGCCTACCCGATGCACGTCCACGACGCGTGGACGCTGCTCATCGTGGACGACGGCGCCGTACGGTACGACCTCGACCGGCACGAGCACGGCACCCCGCACGACACCGTGAGTCTGCTGCCTCCGCACGTCCCGCACAACGGCGCCCCCGCCACCGCCGACGGCTTCCGCAAGCGCGTCGTCTACCTGGACGCCAGTCACCTCCCCGACGACCTGATCGGCGCGGCCGTCGACGGACCCGATCTGCGCGACCCGCTGCTGCGCCTGCGCGTCGGACAGCTGCACACCGCGCTCGCCCACCCCGGCGAGGAACTGGAGGCCGGCAGCAGGCTGGCGCTCATCGGGGAGCGGCTGCGCGCGCATCTCGCGGACCGGCCGGCCGGTGAGCCGCTCGCCGACCCCGCCCTCGCCCGCCGACTGCGCGAGCTGCTCGACGAACACGTCGTCGAAGGGCTCACCCTGGACGCGGCCGCCGCGCTGCTGCACGCCCATCCCGCCCACCTGGTCAGGGCGTTCAGCCGCGCGTACGGCATCGCACCGCACCAGTACCTGATGTCACGCCGGGTCGGCCGCGCCCGCCGTCTCCTCCTCGACGGCCGGGCACCCGGCGAGGTGGCCGCGCTGACCGGCTTCTACGACCAGGCCCATCTCACCCGCCACTTCGGGAAGTTGGTGGGCGTGCCGCCGGGGCGCTACCGCGCGGGGGTACGGACCGAGCCGCCGCGGGACGGCACCTGACGTCAGCGTTCAGATCGACATCAACGTCAACGTCAACGTCGATATTGACATCGGCGTCGTCGCTTCGTGCCACGGTCGGGGAGCGCCAACACCGGTGCCGTGCGGGTCAGTTCGGGTGTCCGGGCTTCTCGTCCGTGCGTTCCGTCAGGTGGGTGAACGCGTCGAGGTTCCGCGTCGACTCCCCCCGGGACACCCGCCACGCGTACTCCTTGCGGATCGCGGAGGCGAAGCCCAGCTCCAGAAGGGTGTTGAAGGCGCCGTCGGCCGCCTCCAGGACCTGGCCGAGCAGCCGGTCCAGCTCCTCTGGGGTGATCGCGGGCAGCGGGAGCCGGCCGGTGACATAGACGTCGCCGAGCCGGTCGACGGCGTAACTCACGCCGTACAGCTTGAGGTTGCGCTCCAGGAGCCAGCGGTGGACGCCCGGCTCATTCTCGTCGGGATGGCGGATGACGAACGCGTTCAGGGAGAGCGAGTGCCGGCCGACCCGGAGCGAGACGGTCGTCGACAGCTTGCGGGTGCCCGGGAGTTGGACCACATAGGTGCCGGGCTCGGGGCTCTCCCAAGCCAGCTCGGCGTCCTTCAGGACGGCCTCGACGACCTGGGCGGCCTCCTTCTGCGCGTCAGCTTCAGCCATGGGGCGAGCGTACGCGACGGCGGTGTGCCTGCGTCGCTGCCGTGTAGACGTCGGCCGTCGCGGCGGCCGAGGCGTTCCAGCCGAAGGCGCGGGCGTGCCGGGCCGCCTTCGCGCCCAGCTCCGCCGCCAGGTGCGGCTGGTCGGCGAAGGCGCGCAGCACGCGCGCGTACCCGGCCGGATCGTGCCCCTGCACCAGGAACCCGGTCTCGCCGTCCCGCACCGCCACCGGCAGCCCGCCGACGGCCGCGGCGAGCACCGGCGTACCGGTCGCCTGCGCCTCGATGGCGACCAGCCCGAACGACTCGCTGTAGGACGGCATGACCAACACCGACGCGGCCCGGAACCAGTCGGCGAGCTGCTCCTGCCCGACCGGCGGGCGGAACCGTACGACGTCGGCGACGCCGAGCCTGGCCGCCAGCTTCTGGAGCCCTTCCGGCTTGGCGAGGCCGCTGCCGCTGGGGCCGCCGACCACCGGCACGACGATCCGCGAACGCAGCTCGGGCCGCTCGTCCAGCAGCACCGCCACCGCCCTCAGCAGCACGTCGGGGGCCTTCAGGGGCTGGATGCGGCCCGCGAACAGCGGGATCAGGGCGTCCTGCGGGAGTCCGAGGCGGGCGCGGGCGGCGGCGCGGCCGTCGGCGGGCCTGAAGCGTTCGAGGTTGACCCCGGGGTGGACGACGGCGACCCGCGCGGGGTCGGCGTCGTAGTGCCGTACCAGCTCGCCCGCCTCCTCGGCGGTGTTGGCGATCAGCCGGTCGGCGGCGGAGACGATCTGGGTCTCGCCGATGACCCGGGCGG
The sequence above is a segment of the Streptomyces griseoviridis genome. Coding sequences within it:
- a CDS encoding AraC family transcriptional regulator: MAAQRPQREVSAWRPRVSGVVEVFHARFTEYAYPMHVHDAWTLLIVDDGAVRYDLDRHEHGTPHDTVSLLPPHVPHNGAPATADGFRKRVVYLDASHLPDDLIGAAVDGPDLRDPLLRLRVGQLHTALAHPGEELEAGSRLALIGERLRAHLADRPAGEPLADPALARRLRELLDEHVVEGLTLDAAAALLHAHPAHLVRAFSRAYGIAPHQYLMSRRVGRARRLLLDGRAPGEVAALTGFYDQAHLTRHFGKLVGVPPGRYRAGVRTEPPRDGT
- the mshA gene encoding D-inositol-3-phosphate glycosyltransferase is translated as MSQYAGRFGRRSASASSRLRLHRRPRRVAMLSVHTSPLHQPGTGDAGGMNVYIVELAQCLAAINIEVEIFTRATTASLPPTVELAPGVLVRHVDAGPYEGLAKEELPAQLCAFTHGVMQAWAGHRPGYYDLVHSHYWLSGHVGWLAAQRWGAPLVHAMHTMAKVKNANLADGDNPEPPARVIGETQIVSAADRLIANTAEEAGELVRHYDADPARVAVVHPGVNLERFRPADGRAAARARLGLPQDALIPLFAGRIQPLKAPDVLLRAVAVLLDERPELRSRIVVPVVGGPSGSGLAKPEGLQKLAARLGVADVVRFRPPVGQEQLADWFRAASVLVMPSYSESFGLVAIEAQATGTPVLAAAVGGLPVAVRDGETGFLVQGHDPAGYARVLRAFADQPHLAAELGAKAARHARAFGWNASAAATADVYTAATQAHRRRVRSPHG
- a CDS encoding DUF397 domain-containing protein, whose translation is MNSEFNWQKSSFSGGGGEQCLYLAKHNGEILLCESDDPASIVTTSPEKLAAFIAGVKAGEFDHLVG
- a CDS encoding helix-turn-helix domain-containing protein, giving the protein MPPRDNPTARQARLGAELRKLRERAGRTAREAAGLLSIDQAKISHIEAGRVGVSEERIRRLATFYSCDDEPLIAALCGIAAEHRGQHWFDEYRGILTPGFLDVAELELHATALRSMQSVTFPGIFQTENYARALFEGVVPKLPPDEVDARVEYRRRRICVFERDTPPRFEAIIHEAALRMRFGGRKVVREQLEHLVDVSHMPLVTVRVIPFTSEDFIEVTQPVLYAHGIVPQLDTVQIDAAFGGRFLDAEADLQKYRALFDIAERASLDPEESRQLIHHIAREM
- a CDS encoding MDR family MFS transporter is translated as MPLASLRRAARESVSGLPRAFWWLWTSTLVNRLGGFVATFMALYLTLDRGYSASYAGLVASLHGLGGVLSSLGAGVMTDRLGRRPTLLIAQSSTAASVALLGFMHHPLAIAGVAFLVGMTSNASRPAVQAMMADIVRPEDRVRAFSLNYWAINLGFAVSSAAAGFIAEFSYLAGFLLEAGMTAVCAVVVFMKLPESRPQRTPAEKRAADEVGLGTVLRDGRFMGVVGLSFLISVVFQQGSIGLPVAMGEAGFTPADYGMAIAVNGVLIVVLQIPVTRFIEHRDPKRLLVVSAILAGYGFGLTAFAGSVGVFALTVCVWTLAEIVNAPTQTGLVVRLSPVHGRGRYQGMYTLSWAVAALVAPLMSGFVIDRYGAEWLWGLCALVGTLAAVGYAALMRGLPPAERSTGRGAVETGGGAVENGGGAVETGRGAVETGGGERGRDGSGARLTTETTAP
- a CDS encoding DUF2000 domain-containing protein; amino-acid sequence: MNSEPTTPEAAPRFDTKIAVLLRDDLEQWQRLNVTAFLVSGLAAEFPEVIGEPYEDADGVGYLPMIRQPVLVFEGTKETLTAAHAKTLARALPRSLFTSDLFATGHDAANRAAVRAVPTASLDLVGLAVYGAKNAVDKVLKGARMHP
- a CDS encoding phosphoglyceromutase, with protein sequence MADAPYKLILLRHGESEWNAKNLFTGWVDVNLNEKGEKEAVRGGELLKDADLLPDVVHTSLQKRAIRTAQLALESADRHWIPVHRSWRLNERHYGALQGKDKAQTLAEFGEEQFMLWRRSYDTPPPALEDGTEFSQSDDPRYATIPPELRPRTECLKDVVHRMLPYWYDAIVPDLLTGRTVLVAAHGNSLRALVKHLDGISDADIASLNIPTGIPLAYDLDADFKPLTPGGTYLDPAAAAAAIEAVKNQGKKK
- a CDS encoding NADP-dependent oxidoreductase — protein: MPTTTMKAIRLHTYGGPEVLRHEDVPVPAPKPGEVLVRVHAVGVNPPDWYLRDGLTVMPEEIRPKIDLPVVPGTDVSGVVEAVADDVTGFSPGDEVFGMLRFPGFDGAAYAEYVVAPASDLAPKPAGIDHVHAAGAPMAGLTAWQYLVEVGHDHPSPFQAARHRPVALGTGTRVLVNGAAGGVGHFAVQLAKWKGAHVTAVASGGHEPFLRDLGADEVIDYTRTRPEETARDLDLVLDAVGGPTSHRFLRTLRRGGALFPVFFAEVDPEEAARLGVTFSISQVRSNGPQLAELGHLLDAGTVRVAIDSTYPLSRAQEAHERAARGHIRGKIVLTGV
- a CDS encoding TetR/AcrR family transcriptional regulator, which produces MRADAKKNYDQLLAVAGVVLAEEGAGASLRDIARRAGVGLGTMHRHFPTRETLFEALLRSGFDRLAVQAAELESSPSAGDALVRWLRDFVACASDYQGVITSMVAAIEDPDSALHASCVGMKAAGARLLARAQAEGTARTDIDGTDLYALAGAIAWVGDQPALASRADRLFTVLTGAILTRS
- a CDS encoding DUF397 domain-containing protein; translation: MSASPTRWQKAQKSGGGGENCVELSLNSDGTVQIRESDDPGRTITTSRENLAAFFDGVKAGEFDHLIS
- a CDS encoding YbjN domain-containing protein encodes the protein MAEADAQKEAAQVVEAVLKDAELAWESPEPGTYVVQLPGTRKLSTTVSLRVGRHSLSLNAFVIRHPDENEPGVHRWLLERNLKLYGVSYAVDRLGDVYVTGRLPLPAITPEELDRLLGQVLEAADGAFNTLLELGFASAIRKEYAWRVSRGESTRNLDAFTHLTERTDEKPGHPN
- a CDS encoding ATP-binding protein yields the protein MTTSASERQRTAYQFVVPNSKLAPKLGRDLIATLLAVTGHPVLVDAARLCLSEVITLSYLHTRTARLHLDVSVCPGRVLVAVRDDEWCERPGRGAGRARLDETRGQGFLLLNRLSAAWGVVTWPTGVEGSERKRVWFTLDDAEVTSMA